Proteins encoded in a region of the Oncorhynchus clarkii lewisi isolate Uvic-CL-2024 chromosome 18, UVic_Ocla_1.0, whole genome shotgun sequence genome:
- the LOC139372293 gene encoding aquaporin-10-like, translating into MVTTKLTLISLPPFSSTLPLLSLLRPSLLPRSRPQMFDCAAMAQVKLTRGAKGLSVKMATSVGVMSTMYIARGVSGAHLNPAVSLSCVLGRLSLNWKILSNRSDQIKSLHLTAEQAFPLLTWCPPPPLTAVVLTGISQSMSSNCGGGINPARDLGSRLLTLTAGWGTEVFTCYNYWFWVPIVALGSTWSSSNGTYQTEIN; encoded by the exons ATGGTGACTACTAAGTTGACCTtgatctctcttccccctttctcatccacccttcctcttctctccctactccgtccctctctccttcctcgatCTCGCCCTCAGATGTTTGACTGTGCGGCGATGGCCCAGGTGAAGTTGACTCGAGGGGCCAAGGGCCTTTCTGTCAAAATGGCCACCTCAGTGGGCGTCATGAGTACCATGTACATTGCCAGGGGCGTCTCTG gAGCCCACCTGAACCCAGCTGTCTCCCTTAGTTGTGTGCTTGGGAGGCTAAGTCTAAACTG gaaaattctcagcaacagaagtgatcaaattaagagccTACATCT AACGGCGGAACAAGCCTTCCCCCTTCTGAcctggtgcccccccccccccctcaccgcCGTGGTTCTCACGGGGATCTCCCAGTCCATGTCTTCAAACTGCGGGGGAGGGATCAACCCTGCCCGGGACCTGGGGTCACGCCTCCTCACTCTGACCGCCGGATGGGGTACAGAGGTCTTCAC GTGCTATAACTACTGGTTTTGGGTCCCCATCGTGGCTCTGGGCTCTACCTGGTCTTCGTCCAATGGCACTTACCAGACTGAGATAAATTAA
- the LOC139373299 gene encoding HCLS1-associated protein X-1 isoform X1, which translates to MSLFDLFRGFFGVPGGGHDRGEGRRDPFFDGMTHDDDDDEEEDGIYFDGSQGGGGQQDLFDNQWRFGFSMGPNGVRIQEPEMFGQFFREMEIFSQLGRYDGQFGVGQFGVTSIEAPLSQDRSEKGGGGSSGNSLRDFMLKGPNDCPCGSTGLPSGPSEGPRVDKNPPSGGPCFPNTPFDYWTPFSKFNDSWRGRLQRGQKQEPKADRDLDSQVSFGGLDQILAPPAWSSTQPKMRSYFQSVTVTKVVKPDGSVEERRTVQDGQGNEETTVTYIGGREGVQDQAGPLLPPGGTHPFSEMHDDLSLFSKFFGGRR; encoded by the exons ATGAGCTTATTTGATCTATTTCGTGGATTTTTTGGGGTACCTGGAGGAGGCCATGATCGTGGTGAGGGCCGAAG GGACCCCTTCTTCGATGGCATGACCcacgacgatgatgatgatgaagaggaggatggaaTCTACTTTGATGGTTCACAGGGTGGTGGTGGCCAGCAGGACCTGTTTGATAATCAGTGGAGGTTTGGGTTCAGCATGGGCCCAAACGGAGTGAGGATCCAGGAGCCTGAGATGTTTGGCCAGTTCTTCAGAGAGATGGAGATCTTCTCACAACTAGGGCGATACGATGGTCAGTTTGGAGTAGGACAGTTTG GTGTTACCAGTATTGAGGCGCCCCTTTCCCAGGACAGGTCAGAGAAAGGTGGGGGAGGATCCAGTGGAAACTCCTTGAGGGACTTCATGTTGAAAGGCCCCAATGACTGCCCGTGTGGGTCGACTGGGCTACCCTCAGGACCATCAGAAGGCCCCAGGGTTGATAAGAACCCTCCATCTGGTGGCCCATGCTTCCCCAACACACCCTTTGATTACTGGACACCCTTTTCTAAG TTCAATGATAGTTGGAGAGGAAGGCTACAAAGGGGTCAAAAGCAGGAGCCGAAAGCAGACAGAG ATCTGGACTCGCAAGTCTCCTTTGGAGGGCTCGATCAGATTCTAGCGCCACCTGCTTGGTCTTCTACTCAGCCAAAGATGCGCTCTTACTTCCAGTCGGTCACTGTCACCAAAGTGGTGAAGCCTGATGGG aGTGTTGAGGAGAGGCGCACAGTCCAAGATGGCCAGGGGAACGAGGAAACCACAGTGACTTATATAGGGGGGCGCGAGGGGGTACAGGATCAAGCCGGACCGCTCTTACCACCAG gtggcACACACCCCTTTTCGGAAATGCACGATGATCTTTCCTTGTTTTCAAAATTCTTTGGAGGCAGGAGGTGA
- the LOC139373299 gene encoding HCLS1-associated protein X-1 isoform X3, which translates to MSLFDLFRGFFGVPGGGHDRGEGRRDPFFDGMTHDDDDDEEEDGIYFDGSQGGGGQQDLFDNQWRFGFSMGPNGVRIQEPEMFGQFFREMEIFSQLGRYDGQFGVGQFGVTSIEAPLSQDRSEKGGGGSSGNSLRDFMLKGPNDCPCGSTGLPSGPSEGPRVDKNPPSGGPCFPNTPFDYWTPFSKFNDSWRGRLQRGQKQEPKADRDLDSQVSFGGLDQILAPPAWSSTQPKMRSYFQSVTVTKVVKPDGSVEERRTVQDGQGNEETTVTYIGGREGVQDQAGPLLPPERCTTDLMT; encoded by the exons ATGAGCTTATTTGATCTATTTCGTGGATTTTTTGGGGTACCTGGAGGAGGCCATGATCGTGGTGAGGGCCGAAG GGACCCCTTCTTCGATGGCATGACCcacgacgatgatgatgatgaagaggaggatggaaTCTACTTTGATGGTTCACAGGGTGGTGGTGGCCAGCAGGACCTGTTTGATAATCAGTGGAGGTTTGGGTTCAGCATGGGCCCAAACGGAGTGAGGATCCAGGAGCCTGAGATGTTTGGCCAGTTCTTCAGAGAGATGGAGATCTTCTCACAACTAGGGCGATACGATGGTCAGTTTGGAGTAGGACAGTTTG GTGTTACCAGTATTGAGGCGCCCCTTTCCCAGGACAGGTCAGAGAAAGGTGGGGGAGGATCCAGTGGAAACTCCTTGAGGGACTTCATGTTGAAAGGCCCCAATGACTGCCCGTGTGGGTCGACTGGGCTACCCTCAGGACCATCAGAAGGCCCCAGGGTTGATAAGAACCCTCCATCTGGTGGCCCATGCTTCCCCAACACACCCTTTGATTACTGGACACCCTTTTCTAAG TTCAATGATAGTTGGAGAGGAAGGCTACAAAGGGGTCAAAAGCAGGAGCCGAAAGCAGACAGAG ATCTGGACTCGCAAGTCTCCTTTGGAGGGCTCGATCAGATTCTAGCGCCACCTGCTTGGTCTTCTACTCAGCCAAAGATGCGCTCTTACTTCCAGTCGGTCACTGTCACCAAAGTGGTGAAGCCTGATGGG aGTGTTGAGGAGAGGCGCACAGTCCAAGATGGCCAGGGGAACGAGGAAACCACAGTGACTTATATAGGGGGGCGCGAGGGGGTACAGGATCAAGCCGGACCGCTCTTACCACCAG AACGTTGTACAACCGACCTAAtgacttaa
- the LOC139373299 gene encoding HCLS1-associated protein X-1 isoform X2: MSLFDLFRGFFGVPGGGHDRGEGRRDPFFDGMTHDDDDDEEEDGIYFDGSQGGGGQQDLFDNQWRFGFSMGPNGVRIQEPEMFGQFFREMEIFSQLGRYDGVTSIEAPLSQDRSEKGGGGSSGNSLRDFMLKGPNDCPCGSTGLPSGPSEGPRVDKNPPSGGPCFPNTPFDYWTPFSKFNDSWRGRLQRGQKQEPKADRDLDSQVSFGGLDQILAPPAWSSTQPKMRSYFQSVTVTKVVKPDGSVEERRTVQDGQGNEETTVTYIGGREGVQDQAGPLLPPGGTHPFSEMHDDLSLFSKFFGGRR; the protein is encoded by the exons ATGAGCTTATTTGATCTATTTCGTGGATTTTTTGGGGTACCTGGAGGAGGCCATGATCGTGGTGAGGGCCGAAG GGACCCCTTCTTCGATGGCATGACCcacgacgatgatgatgatgaagaggaggatggaaTCTACTTTGATGGTTCACAGGGTGGTGGTGGCCAGCAGGACCTGTTTGATAATCAGTGGAGGTTTGGGTTCAGCATGGGCCCAAACGGAGTGAGGATCCAGGAGCCTGAGATGTTTGGCCAGTTCTTCAGAGAGATGGAGATCTTCTCACAACTAGGGCGATACGATG GTGTTACCAGTATTGAGGCGCCCCTTTCCCAGGACAGGTCAGAGAAAGGTGGGGGAGGATCCAGTGGAAACTCCTTGAGGGACTTCATGTTGAAAGGCCCCAATGACTGCCCGTGTGGGTCGACTGGGCTACCCTCAGGACCATCAGAAGGCCCCAGGGTTGATAAGAACCCTCCATCTGGTGGCCCATGCTTCCCCAACACACCCTTTGATTACTGGACACCCTTTTCTAAG TTCAATGATAGTTGGAGAGGAAGGCTACAAAGGGGTCAAAAGCAGGAGCCGAAAGCAGACAGAG ATCTGGACTCGCAAGTCTCCTTTGGAGGGCTCGATCAGATTCTAGCGCCACCTGCTTGGTCTTCTACTCAGCCAAAGATGCGCTCTTACTTCCAGTCGGTCACTGTCACCAAAGTGGTGAAGCCTGATGGG aGTGTTGAGGAGAGGCGCACAGTCCAAGATGGCCAGGGGAACGAGGAAACCACAGTGACTTATATAGGGGGGCGCGAGGGGGTACAGGATCAAGCCGGACCGCTCTTACCACCAG gtggcACACACCCCTTTTCGGAAATGCACGATGATCTTTCCTTGTTTTCAAAATTCTTTGGAGGCAGGAGGTGA